GCCCCGAGCAGGGTCTCGAAAAGGCCGCCGTTGGCGTCGAAGCAGGAGCTGTACAGGATGGTGTCGTCCATGCCCAGAAACTCGGACAGCCTGTTTTCAAGCTCCTTGTGCACGTCCTGGGTGCCGCAGATAAAACGCACCGAGGACAGGCCATAACCCCAGTGGTCCAGGGCATCGTGCGCGGCCGCGACCAGGCGCTTGTCGCCAGCCAGGCCGAGATAGTTGTTGGCGCAGAAATTGAGCACTTCGCCTCCACCGGCCACGGAGATGCGCGCCCCCTGGGGTGAGGTGATGACCCGTTCCGCCTTGAAGAGCCCCTTTTCCCGCAATTCCTCTGTCTGCCGCGCCAGATCTTCCAGTATTCGCTTCATGCCGCCTCCCCGTAAAATTTCGATTTCCGCAATTTTATCACCGTAAAATTTCTTGTCAACGAATTGAAAGGCAATATATTAACGAATAAATCAATTAGCAACCCTCTCCAGACCCGTCCGCCCGGATTTTGTCTTTCAGGCCGGACTGGGCTAAACGCTCACGCGGGAGCATAAACGTGAACGAAAAAGAAATCACCCTGGATCACACGGACCGCCAGATCATCGCCGCCTTGCAGGAAAACGGACGCGAATCCTACAAGAGCATCGCCCAGCGCCTGGGCGTGTCCGACGGCACGGTGCGGCTGCGCACGGAGCGGCTGCTGAAAAGCGGTTACCTGCGCATCTCGGCGTCGGTAAACCCGATGTTCTTCGAGGACGGGTTGACCGCCACCGTGGGAGTCAGTCTTGAGGGGCGGGCCAATGCCCAGATCATGCAGGCCATTGCGGATCTTGAGGGGGTGCAGTCCGTGTCCAACGTCTCGGGCCGCTTCGATCTCCTGGTGGAGATCCATGTGGCTTCCCGCAGCGACCTGCGCCGCTTTCTGGTAGATGACCTGTCGGCCCTCGGCGCGGTCCAGAACACCGAGACCTTCCTGTATCTGGAAACCATCAACAAATGGGTGCAGCAGCGCCAGGAAGCCGCCAAATGAGCCACATCCTGCACGGATTCACGGACCCCAACTATCTGGAAGCGTTGATCGCCAAGGCCGAAACCCAACTGCGAGAGGCGGAAAACGAAGAGGACCGGCAGCGGTTTGCCGCCTATCTGGACGTGTTGAAAGGATGGAAGGGAAAAATCACGGCGAGCCAGGATGTCTGCTCTCACGGTGAAAACGAATCAAAATAGAAACTACGGAGCGAGCAGCCGCTCCCGCATCAAAAGCCCGATCAACTCACCGCGATCGAGGTGCCGCGCGTAGCCCTTTTCCAAAATTCCTGAAGCAGTCCTGTTCTTTTCCTGCTCGGCCTGCGCCAGATACCCGGCCAGAATGGGTTCGACCTCACGGCGCAACTGGGCGTCGAACTTTCCGTCCAGCGCCCTGAACAGCGCTTCCAGCTCTTCGGGCGCGGGCAGATCGGCGGCGTTCAGAACCGCGCCGATCCGCTCCCGGTAGCGCACCAGCGAAGCCCTTATATGACTCTCCTTGATGACGGACAGGCCCGACCAGCCCGCCCGCATCCATTGGAACACACCGCTTTGCACCACCTCGCCCTCATCAAGATAGACCCCGATGGAGACGTTGGTCTGAATCCGGGACGAGACCCAGCCCAGCCCGGTCTTGGTCAATCCTTCCTCTTCCGAATAGACGTAGCGGCTGTCCTCGTCGCGCCCGACACGGTACCCTTTGGTGCCCACTTCCGATGGTTCGGGCTGCACGCTCACGGACAAAAGCGCCTTCGCTTCCGGCAAAAGAACAAGCACCCGCTTCAAACGCATCGCGTAGCATCCGCCCGTGGACAGATCTGCGGTGGTGCGGTCGTATTGCTCGCCCCGCACCACCAGCGTCCTAGCCGGCGGCCAGGGATCAGCCCACAGCTGCCGCTGTGCCTCCGCGCTTTTCGGTGTGGTCCAGACCGAAGAACGGATCGAAAAAGGCTTTATGAGCTCTTGGGGGATTTCGGGATTGTAAAGACAGCGCAACAGGCGCTGCATGGGCAGATTGATCGCAAAGCCCTGATACGCGCCGGGTGCGTCGTCGTATCGGAACAGGCCACCGGCGGCGTCGCCCTGGGCTCGGACATGGGCGATGAGAGGGGCGATGCGGTGCGGGTCGGGCTCGTGGCCGAGAAGCACCTCGCGGCACAGATGATCCACCGCCTGCTCAAGGCCGGGCAGCGACGGGTGGGGGCCGAGGGCATGGACCGGGCCCGCGCCAAAACCGAAAAAAAAGAGGATGAGTCCGCAGACCCACCCCCGCCGTACAAGAAAGGGGACACTCACGTTATATTTCCCCTTCCTTGACGAAAAAGCGGACCTGCGACCCCGTGACCGAACTGCGGCCCGTGTACAGAAAAACGAGCAGGAAAACGCCCTGCAGGAGTAGCAGCACCGGCACGTTCCACAAGGCGGCAAGCCCATGGCCAAGATTTGCCGCAACCCCGTGCGCAGACAGGAGCACGGCGGGCGCAAGTCCGTAGAAAACGCTCACTGCGGCCATGATCTGATAGGCGGATATCTTTTGCTCGCCCCGGTAGTCGGCGCGGAAGAATTCGGAAATCACCCGCCAGACCTGGGTCGCAACCAGCGGCACGATCATGGCCACCGAGAAATTTTCAGCCGCGAAGAAGGCCATCCCCAGACAGGCGGCGGCGCAATACAGGTAGGCGGTCATGAGCTGCACGGGCACCAGTTCGCGTCCGCAGAGCTCATGGGCGTAGGCCGCTTTCTTGGTCTGCCCCTGGAAAACGATGTTCCAGCGGTTGAAGATCCCGCGCCACGGTTCGGGCATGGTCTGCACAGGGCGACCGTAGCAGCAGCCGAAACTTAAGCACGCCAAGCGTCCCACTCCCTCGCCCACGGCGTAGGCGATGGCCAGGGCCGCAAGAGCCGGCAGAACGGCCCCCTGCCCGGTCAGCGCAACCACGGCCCAGGCTACGAAGGGGGCCACGACGATGCCCACGAAGGCGGCTCCGCCCACGCTCAAGGTGTTGGGCTTGCCTTCGACCAGCCGCGCCACGATCTTCGCCGCCGGAATGCACAGCCCGAGCATGCCCGCGACCATAAGCACAAGCCCGGTGATCCCCATGCCCACGGACCCCAGCAGCGCGACAGCAACGGCCGTGGCCAGCGTGTAGGCCAGGGCGCTCAAGGCTCCGTACCAGGTCAGGTTCAACGCCTGCCACGCGCCGTCCGGATTCTTGAACAGGGGCACGCTGGCCATCATCTGCCAGCGTTCACCGGGAAGAACCCGCCCGCCCCAGGCGATGAACGCGAAAAGCATGGCCCCGAAACACACAATCAGCACATACTCCATATTTTCTCCAGCCGGGCCGAGACGCCCGGGTTATGCGTTGGGTCCAAGGATGCGGCCGATGCTCTCACGCACCCGCACGTCCGTTTCCACCCAGGGACGCCCCAGCCAGCTCGAAAAGCGGCTGCCCGCGTCCCCGCGAAACTGATTGGCGACCAGATCCGGGCTGAATTCGACCCGGCCCGGCTCAAAAATGAGCACATCAAGAGAACTCCCGGGCCGGTACAGGCTCTTGGGCTGCCCCTTGCGCAGGAAAAGACCGGGACGCATCCGCTCGCACGGCTCGTAGCCGCTGCCCGCATAGGCCTGCACGATCTGGCCGATCATGAGCGCCGCCACCTCGACCATGGCCACCAGGCCGCAGCCGCTGCCGCCCGGAACATCCGTGTCGATGACCGTGACCGCGCGGCGGTTGCGGGAAAATGGCGTGACCTCGCTGATCACGGCGGCGGGGTTGCAGGAATGGAAGGCGCCTTCGATCTCGTAGAAATCGCGCACCACCCCGCTGACCGGAGCGTGATTGTAATGATACTTGTCCGGGGTGAGGCGAAAGATGGCAAAATCACCGCCCGTGAAGGACCAGACCCAGTTCGGCCGCCCCAGAAACTCCGCAAAGGAGAAGAACTTGTCCTTGATGAAAAGCACGCTCCCCTGGCTAAGCGACCCCGCAAACATGCGCGAGTCGGCGGGCGAGACCACGTCCAGAGGGTCGTCGCTCATGGGCCGAACCTCGTCGTAGCGGATGCGGCGCTCGAAAATACGGCGGGCCGTGGTGTAATAGGATGCGTCCTCCACGCATTCCGAAAGATCGATGCCCAGACGCCGGATGAGCGAATTCGCGCCCGAAATGCGCGCCCCCAGCGGCAGGTCGTAGTTCATGAACCCCAAAAGGCTCGATGCGCGGCCCGATACCACGGCATTGAACAGGAACGGAGCCCGCTCCCTCACCCGTGAATACAGGTAGCCGATGGCCCGGTCGCAAAAAAGTTCCTCGTCCCGGATCTGCCCGGAATCTCTAGCTATATACTGATGCGTCATGTTTTTTTCCCATTTTTTGTCCACTCAAGCGGGCATTTTCGCTGTGCATGCCGATGACAAGAAGCAGGAGCTGGATCAGCACCGGCCGACACCCGCCCAGCTCGCCCGTGCGTTTCAATTCCGTGCGGGCCTCGCGCGCGAACTCCATGATGTCCCGTCCGCCGAGCAGCGCGGGGAGCCCGGTGCGGCAGAACTGCGCGGGCAGACATCCGAAATTCTTAACCGTCTCGCAGTCTTCCAGAAGATAATCGAGGGCTTCGGCAAGATGCGAGCGCCGCAATTCCCCTCTATAGACCGCCTCAGCCCCCATGTTGAAGTCCTGCGCGCGCAGGGCCAGCGGGGTGCGCGCTCCGGCATGGTCCAGAATGCGCCGGGTCAGCTTTCCCCCGGCGCCGTGTTCCGGGTCCGTGATGCGGGCGCGCAGATCGCGCAGAAGCTCACCCGCCCCGAAAAGTTCGATCACATCCCGCCCCTCGGATTCGATGAAATCGAGCAGCGCCATGCGGTACTCCTGCACATGCACGCGCAGGTTGCCCGGATAGCGATGACTGCCCCGGACGCGGGACGCCCTGGATACGAGGTCGAGCAGCAAGGCGTTGCCCGAATCCCGGCGTACGAAAAAGGTGGGCAGGTTGATGGCCGTGGCAAAAAATATCTGTCGCCGCTCGCTCTCCACTTCCGGGCTATCGGGAATCGAAGACCGGCTGACGCGGCCGCCGAGCACAAGCTTGCAAGCAAGCGCGCTCAGGAACTGCTGCAAGCGGGCGGCAGGCCGCAGGTCCGCCTCCAGGGAATCGAAGAGGCTGTAGAACCTGGCCTCGAAACCGGAAAAACCCATCACCCCAAACGAGCGCTGCTTGTAGAGCAGGTAGGTCGACATGGACTCGTGAAAAACGCCCATGGCTGCAAGGTCGCGCTTCAGCCGCAGGTCGTTGCCGACCTCGCCGTCCAGGGCCGCGCAGCGATGGGTGCTCATGAGTGTAGTCATGTAATCGAGCAGCCGAAAATCCGGGATGAAATCGCCACGCAGGCCAAAAACCCGGGCGATGGTCCGGTCCATGAGCGGAGGGCCGAAGGGGGTCAGGGGACGGCCGCAGACTTTAAGCTTGGCCTTCTTCTTCCAGCGCCGCCAGATCATGCGCAGGTGGGTGTAATCAAGCTCGTGCGGCAGGAACCCGAGCGCCTTTTCCGGATGGAAATCCTCGAAATCCATGCGCATGGGAGCTGCGCTGTAGGTACCGACAAAAAGCGGCAGAAAATGTTCCATGATCTTGATGACCAGATCGCCCAGATATTTCTCGTCGGCCGCGCCGAAATCGCCGCCGCGCATGAGTTCTCCCAAGCGCTTGCTGCCAAGGGAGATATGCGTCCCGTTGTTGGCCAGGCAGGTGTTGGAGGTGTTGGGCAGAACGACCAGATTGTTGGCCAGGATACCGGATTCGCGCAGCTTGGCGATGGTGTTCAGCTGACTGCGCGAGAGCATGCGGTGGCACAGGCCCATGTATTCCTTCTTGGCCTCGCCCCGGTCCCAGCCCGACAGGCACGGGTTCATGAACAGCTCGCGGTAATGGGCGTCGGGGATGATCTCGTTCAGCCGCTTCTGCCGGGCCGGCGGCAACGGGGCGAAGTAGATCATGGCCCGCTGGCCGTGATCCAGCAGCCCGAACCGTTCATTGGCATGGTCGAGGAGCAGCTGGGACAGCAGGAAACGCTGGCTGGTTTCCCGGGCGATGCCGCGCCCGCCTTCGAACGCCTCGTTCATAGGCGCGGGATAAAAGGAAAAGGTCTCGGGGGAGGTGTTGTCGTTCAGGAAATGGCCGAGAAAGGATTCCGCCAGCTTGCGCACCTCGGCGCTCACCCCGGACCCGGCCAGATCGGCCAGGGAGAGCTTCAAAAGATAACTAATGGGGATGCGCAGCCAGTCTTCGCCGTCTTTCACGAAGAAGAAATCCGCGCTGTCTTTCCTGCGCCCGGAGGCCGGGTCGCTCTTGTCCGCCAGCAGGTCCCGCTCCAGGGTGTGGCGGGCAAAGGAGTTCAGCCGGGTCAAGGGAAAGCGCACCCAGCTGTTTTCCCAGACAGCGCCCGGCCCGGCCTGCAGATAGCGTTCAAGCTCAAGCAGAGTGTGGCTGGAGGTATCCCCGGCCACGGTGCGGCGGGCCACGTTCTGGTAGAAACTCGATTCGCGGATGCGTAGCGGCAGATCAACGGATTCCGGGCTGCCCATGACCGCGACCTGGAGTTCGCTTTCGCTTCCGGCCGTGGCGTCGTCAGGGCCAAAAGGGAGCAGGTCCACTAGGCGGTCGTTCCAGACACCTTCGAATCCCATCTTCCCGGCCAACCGCCCTTCCATGCCCGCCTGCATCATTGTCGTATCGAAAAACATGCGCACCACCTTGTTTCACTGCCTTGAACATATATATATGAAGGGGATGCGAAGAATCCGTGACCG
This DNA window, taken from Desulfomicrobium sp. ZS1, encodes the following:
- a CDS encoding prolipoprotein diacylglyceryl transferase family protein, which gives rise to MEYVLIVCFGAMLFAFIAWGGRVLPGERWQMMASVPLFKNPDGAWQALNLTWYGALSALAYTLATAVAVALLGSVGMGITGLVLMVAGMLGLCIPAAKIVARLVEGKPNTLSVGGAAFVGIVVAPFVAWAVVALTGQGAVLPALAALAIAYAVGEGVGRLACLSFGCCYGRPVQTMPEPWRGIFNRWNIVFQGQTKKAAYAHELCGRELVPVQLMTAYLYCAAACLGMAFFAAENFSVAMIVPLVATQVWRVISEFFRADYRGEQKISAYQIMAAVSVFYGLAPAVLLSAHGVAANLGHGLAALWNVPVLLLLQGVFLLVFLYTGRSSVTGSQVRFFVKEGEI
- a CDS encoding phosphatidylserine decarboxylase, with the translated sequence MTHQYIARDSGQIRDEELFCDRAIGYLYSRVRERAPFLFNAVVSGRASSLLGFMNYDLPLGARISGANSLIRRLGIDLSECVEDASYYTTARRIFERRIRYDEVRPMSDDPLDVVSPADSRMFAGSLSQGSVLFIKDKFFSFAEFLGRPNWVWSFTGGDFAIFRLTPDKYHYNHAPVSGVVRDFYEIEGAFHSCNPAAVISEVTPFSRNRRAVTVIDTDVPGGSGCGLVAMVEVAALMIGQIVQAYAGSGYEPCERMRPGLFLRKGQPKSLYRPGSSLDVLIFEPGRVEFSPDLVANQFRGDAGSRFSSWLGRPWVETDVRVRESIGRILGPNA
- a CDS encoding Lrp/AsnC family transcriptional regulator, giving the protein MNEKEITLDHTDRQIIAALQENGRESYKSIAQRLGVSDGTVRLRTERLLKSGYLRISASVNPMFFEDGLTATVGVSLEGRANAQIMQAIADLEGVQSVSNVSGRFDLLVEIHVASRSDLRRFLVDDLSALGAVQNTETFLYLETINKWVQQRQEAAK